The following is a genomic window from Nocardioides thalensis.
CAGCGGCTCCAGATGCGCACGTCCTACGACATCGAGATGATGCGCCAGGTCGGCAGCTGCTCGGGCATCGAGAACTACTCGATGCACATCGATGGCCGCAGCCGCGGGTCGGCGCCCAACTGCCTCCTCGACTACTTCCCCGAGGACTTCGTGCTCGTCGTCGACGAGTCCCACGTCGCCGTCCCGCAGATCGGCGGCATGTACGAGGGCGACATGTCCCGCAAGCGCAACCTCGTCGAGCACGGCTTCCGGCTGCCGAGCGCGATGGACAACCGGCCGCTGCGGTGGGAGGAGTTCCTCGAGCGGATCGGGCAGACCATCTACCTCTCCGCGACCCCCGGCGACTACGAGCTCGACAAGGTGCAGGGCGACGTCGTCGAGCAGATCATCCGGCCGACGGGACTGGTCGACCCCGAGGTCGTCATCAAGCCGACGAAGGGCCAGATCGACGACCTCATCCACGAGATCCGGGTGCGTGCCGAGCGCCAGGAGCGGGTGCTCGTCACGACGCTGACGAAGAAGATGTCGGAGGACCTCACCGACTACCTCCTCGACGCCGGCATCCGCACCCGCTACCTCCACTCCGAGGTCGACACGCTCAAGCGCATCGAGCTGCTGCGCGACCTGCGTCTCGGCGCCTACGACGTGCTCGTCGGCATCAACCTGCTCCGTGAGGGACTCGACCTCCCCGAGGTCTCGCTGGTGTCGATCCTCGATGCCGACAAGGAGGGCTTCCTGCGCTCCGACAAGTCGCTGATCCAGACCATCGGCCGCGCCGCGCGCAACGTGTCCGGCCAGGTGCACATGTACGCCGACAAGATCACGCCCTCGATGGCGGCGGCGATCGACGAGACCAACCGGCGTCGTGCCAAGCAGATCGCCTACAACGAGGAGCGGGGCATCGACCCGCAGCCGTTGCGCAAGAAGATCGCCGACATCACCGAGATGCTCGCCCGCGAGGACGAGACCACCCAGGCGCTGCTGCAGACCTGGGCCGACGCCGGCGTCAAGGGCCGCGCGGGAGGAGTCAAGGGCAAGGCCGCCCCGGTCCCGACGCTCGGCGCCGACGCGCCCGGCCAGCACGCCCGCGAGCTCGCCGGCATGCCGAGCAGCGACCTCGCCGGCCTGATCCAGGAGCTGACTGATCAGATGAAGGCCGCCGCGGCGGAGCTCCAGTTCGAGCTCGCCGCGCGCCTGCGCGACGAGATCTCCGAGCTCCGCAAGGAGCTGCGCCAGATGGTCGAGGCGACCAAGTAGGGACTCAGGACATGGGCGGCCGCGCTCCCGGCCGGGTGAGCCCGATCAGGCGGGCCACCACCAGCGCGACGTAGAACACCCCGCTGATCTGCTCGATCATCACCAGCGACCGGGCGTGGTTGTTGACGGGATAGACGTCGGAGAGGCCGACGCTGGTGAGCGTCGTGAACGACAGGTAGAGCAGCTCGAACCACTCCAGCGGGTCCTCGGCTCGGGGGGAGCTGTAGCCGATGAAGCAGCTCGGCCAGATCACCTGCGCGGCGGCGTAGAGGTAGGCGAACCCCCACGCGACGACGGTGAACGCCGCCCCGGTCGCGAAGAGCTCGTCGCGCGTGACCCGGTCGTCGTGGAACAGGTACCGGATCATCGCGTAGGAGACGAAGAAGTAGAACGGCACGTGGAAGACGGCCGAGGCCAGGACGATCCAGTCGGTCTCGGGCGAGGCGGCCTCGGCGACGCTGAGGAGCATCGCCGGCCCGCCGAGCAGGACGGCGACCCACACCAGGGCGGGGGTGTTGCGGACGGCGGCCACCGCGGACAGCACCACGACCATCTGGAAGACGCCGACCACCGCCCGGCCGGCGACGGAGTCCTCGAGGAACGGGTAGGCGAGGACGACGACGAGCTGGGCGGCGAGCAGCACCGCGGACGGGTGCTTCGCGATGGTGCGCAGCGTCCTCCTCGACGCCGTCGTCTGGTCGCTCACGGTCAGGCACTCTACGACGGCCTCGGCCCACTCCGGGCGGCGCTCGCCGATGCCGACGCGACCTTCTTGCACCTGTCCACGAATCGAGCCGAACGGGGTAGGTCAAATGACCTGATCGGTTAGCGTGACGCGCACCGCGTGGGGGTCGTTGGCATGTTTGTGTAACGCGTCACACCGTGCCTCGTTGCTCATAACGAGAACACGTTCTACTGTGACGGCGGCTCGATGACATGGGAGGTGGCCGGTTTGGCAGTGAATGCTGCATCGGTCATCCGCGGACCCGGCGAGCTGGCTCTCATGGTCGTCGAGGTCACGAAGCTGATCTTCACCCGGCCGTTCCAGTTCCGGGAGTTCCTCGAGCAGGCGTGGTTCGTCACCAGCGTGACGCTGATGCCGACGATCCTGGTGTCGATCCCGTTCGGAGCGGTGATCTCGCTGCAGGTCGGCAGCCTCACCGGCCAGCTCGGCGCCCAGTCGTTCGCCGGCGCGACCGCGGTGCTCGCCACCGTGCGTGAGGCGGCGCCGATGGCCGCCGCGATGATCATCGCCGGCGCCGCGGGATCGGCGATCTGCTCCGACCTGGGAGCGCGGAAGATCCGCGAGGAGATCGACGCGATGGAGGTGCTGGGCATCAACCCGCTCGAGCGCCTCGTCGCTCCACGGGTCGTCGCCACCATGTTCGTCGCGGTGATGATCAACGGCATCGTGATCACGACCGGCATCGGCGGTGGCTACTTCTTCACCGTGATCGTCCAGGACGGGTCTGCGGGCGCGTTCCTCTCCAGCTTCACCGCGCTCGCGTCGCTGCCCGACCTCTACATCGCGATGATCAAGGCCGCCCTGTTCGGGTGGCTCGCCGCGATCGTCGGCTCCTACAAGGGGCTCAACGCCGGCGGCGGCCCGAGCGGCGTCGGCCGCGCGGTCAACGAGTCCGTGATCGTCGCGTTCATGCTGCTGTTCTTCCTCAACGCGGTCATCACCGCGATCTACTTCCAGGTCGTCCCGCCGGTGGGTCTCTGACATGGCAGCGATCACCGAGTACGCGTCAGACGCGGTCCAGTCCGGCCGCCGCTCGCTGGAGCAGTACGGCGACCAGTTGCTGTTCTACGCGAAGGCACTGGCCTGGGCACCCCGTGCCGTCCGGCGCTACCAGCGCGAGATCTGGAACACCCTGGCCGAGGTCGCCTTCGGCGCCGGTGGCCTGACGCTGATCGCGGGCTCGGCGGGCGTCATCGCGTTCATGGCCTTCTTCGCCGGCACCGAGGTCGGCATCCAGGGCTACGCGTCGCTGAGCCAGATCGGCGTCGCGAAGTTCAGCGCGTTCATCTCCGCCTACTTCAACACCCGGGAGGTCGCCCCGCTGATCTCCGCGATCGCGCTCGCGGCGACGGTCGGGTGCGGCTACACCGCCCGCCTCGGAGCGATGCGGATCTCCGAGGAGATCGACGCGCTCGAGGTGATGGGCATCCCGTCGCTCCCGTTCCTGGTCACGACCCGCATGATCGCCGCGTTCCTCGCGATCATCCCGCTCTACATCGTGGCGCTGTTCGCGTCGTACCTCTCGCCCCGGCTGATCGTCACCTACATCTACGGCCAGTCGCCCGGCACCTACGACCACTACTTCCTGCAGTTCCTGCCACCGATCGACATGCTCTGGTCGTTCTTCAAGCTGGCGTTCCTCGCGGTCGCGGTGATCCTGATCCACTGCTACTACGGCTACACCGCGTCCGGCGGCCCCGCCGGCGTGGGCCGGGCGGTGGGCAAGGCCATCCGCACCAGCATCGTGACGATCGTGGTCGCCGACTTCTTCCTGAGCTTCGCGATCTGGGGCTCGACGACGACGGTCAGGATCACGGGGTAACGGCCTGATGCTCGTCAACGTCCACCACGACTCCGCCAGGGAGCACAACCGGCTCCTGGTGGCCGGCATCGCGTTCCTCGTCGTGATCGGCCTGCTCATCTGGCTCTCGGTCGCGATCTACAACAAGCAGTTCGACCGGGTCACCATGGTCACGGTCAAGGCGGACCGCGCCGGCCTCCAGCTCGCGAAGTTCGGCGACGTGCGGATCAACGGCGCACTCGTCGGGCAGGTGCGCGAGGTCTCCCAGGACGGGGAGGAGGCGTCGATCAAGCTCGCCCTCGAGCCGGACGCCGCGGAGCAGATCCCCGCGAACGTGTCGGTCCAGATCCTGCCGACCACCCTGTTCGGGCAGAAGTACGTCGCGCTCGTGCGTCCCGACTCGCCCTCCGGCACGCTCTCCGACGGCGACGTGATCCCGTCCGACCGGGTCGAGACCAACGTCGAGCTCAGCAGGATCCTCGCCAACCTCTTCCCGCTCCTCCGCGCCGTGCGTCCGGCCGACCTCAACGCCACCCTCAGCGCGCTCGCCACCGCGCTCGACGGTCGCGGCGACCAGATCGGCACGACCATGGACCAGCTCGGCGAGTACGTCGAGGAGATCGACTCCGTGCTGCCGACCCTGCGCGAGGACCTGATCGCGCTCGCCGACGTCGCCGACGCCTACGACGACGCCGCCCCCGACCTGCTCGCCGTGCTCGACAACGTGACCGTGACGAGCCGGTCGATCGTCGACATGAGGCGGGAGCTCGACGTCTTCTTCTCCGACCTCGCCGGGCTCGCCGACGTGAGCGCCCGGATCCTGCGCGACAACGAGCAGAACCTGATCCAGGTCGGCCACTACAACCAGCCCGTCGTCCAGCTGCTCGCCGACTACTCGCCCGAGTTCCCGTGCCTGATCCAGGGCGCCGCGGAGTACGCGCCGATCCTGTCGAAGACGTTCGAGGGCGGGTGGGTCAAGCAGTACATCGAGTTCTTCACGCCGCAGTACCGCGTGTTCAACGAGAGCGACGCGATCGAGTACGGCGAGACCGGGCACGGCCCGTGGTGCCTCGGCCTGCCGAAGTTCAAGGTGCCGGGCGACGCCTATCCGCTCGACAACGGGTCGGACATCGACGAGAAGCCGCCGAAGAACCTGATCCCGGGCTTCGGGGTCCTCCCGGGCGACCTGCTCGACCTCAACCTCACCAGCGGGTTCGCCGGGTCCGAGGGCGACCAGCAGATCGTCAACGCGCTGCTGGCCTCGCAGAACGGCACCGAGCCGGAGTCGTACGGCGCGCTGGGCTCGATGCTCTACGGCCCGCTGGTGCGCAAGGGCGAGGAGGTCGACGGATGAGCGCCGACTTCATGAAGTCCGTCGAGAAGCGCGACCCGACCGCCAAGCTGCGCCACCGCCGCAACGCGGTGACGATGGCTGCCGCGATCAAGCTCGGCATCTTCACCGCGATCTCGGTGCTCGTCACCGGTGTCCTCACGGTGATCATGGGCAACATCGGGCTGGGCGACTCGAAGGAGTACCACGCGATCTTCACGAGCGCGACCTCGCTGGAGGCTGGCGACGACGTCCGGGTGGCGGGCGTCAGCGTCGGCGAGGTGTCCGAGGTCGAGCACTACGACCGCACGATGGCTCGGGTGACGTTCACGGCCGAGTCCGACCTCGAGCTGACGACCGAGACCCATGCGGAGATCCGGTTCCTCAACCTGATCGGCGACCGCTACCTCGCGCTCCAGGAGGGCGAGCCAGGCCCGCTCACCGAGACGCTCGAGGAGGACGACACCATCGAGGTGTCCCACACCAGCCCGGCACTCGACCTGACCGTCCTCTTCGACGGCTTCAAGCCGCTGTTCCAGGCCCTCACCCCCGACCAGGTCAACGAGCTGAGCATGAACCTGGTCCAGGTGCTCCAGGGTGAGGGCGGCACGGTGCAGGGCCTGCTCGAGCACACCGCCTCGCTCACCAACACGCTGGCCAACCGCGACCAGCTGATCGGTTCGGTCGTCACCAACCTCACCGAGACGCTCGGTACGGTCGACGAGCGGCACGAGCAGCTGAGCACGCTGGTGATCGAGCTGCGCGACTGGATGCGCGACCTCGCCAAGGACCGCGAGACGATCGGCTCCTCGCTCGACAACATCTCCGAGCTCACCGAGGTCGTCGCCGACCTCCTGCACCGCGGGCGCCCGCTGCTGAAGAAGGACATCGCCGCCCTGCACGACCTGTCCAAGCTGCTCAACAAGCCCGGCCAGACCGCCGACATCGTCGACCTGCTCGACCGGATGCCGGAGATGATGTCCGACCAGACCCGCACCGGCAGCTACGGCTCCTGGTACCAGTACTACATCTGCGGCGCGACCGTGCAGATCAAGCTGCCGCTCGTCGGTGAGATCCCGCTGATCGAGCGGATCCAGGACTACATCACCAAGTTCGACATGCAGTCGACCGCCGCAAGGTGTGACCGCCCATGAGCAGGGGAGTGAGCGACGCCCGCGTCCTGCGGCTGGGTGCCATCACCCTGGTGGTGATGGCGGTGATCTCGGCCGCGACGTTCAACCTGTCCAAGTTCCCCGGCTTCCGCGGCACCACCTACTACGCCGAGTTCAGCGACGCCAGCGGCATCCACAAGGGCAACATCGTCCAGGTCGGTGGCATCCGCGTGGGCCGCGTCACCGACGTCACGCTCGACGACACCAAGGTGCTCGTGAAGTTCGAGGTCGACGGCGACGTCGAGTTCGGGCCGGAGACCGCGGCCTCCATCGAGGTCTACAACCTGCTCGGCGAGAAGGCCCTCGAGCTGAGCCCGGCGGGTGACGGCCAGCTCGACAGCGGCGGCACGATCCCGCTCGAGCGCACCGAGGCTGCCTACGACATCGTCGGGGTCTTCGGCGACCTGACGACGACCACCGAGCAGATCGACACCCGCCAGCTGTCCCAGGCGCTCGACGTCGTCGCCGGCACGCTCGACGACGCGGCGCCCGAGCTCCGCCAGACGTTCAACGGGCTCGCCCGGCTGTCGCGGTCGATCTCGTTCCGCGACGAGGAGATCCAGGCGCTGTTCAAGAGCACCGAGCGCGTCAGCGACGTGCTGGCCGCCCGCAGCGACGACATCGTCGAGCTGATGAAGCACAGCGACCTGGTCTTCAAGGAGATCCGCAAGCGGAAGGCGGCCGTCCACCGGCTCCTGGTCGGCGCGCGCACGCTCGCCGTCGAGCTCCGCGGCGTGGCCGAGGACAACGAGCGGCAGATCGGCCCCGCGCTGCAGGAGGTCGACGAGCTGCTCGGGATGCTGACCGCCCGGAAGGACCAGCTCAAGGCGCTGCTGACCAATCTCGGCCCGTACGTCGAGATCCTCAGCAACATCATCGGCACCGGACCCTGGTTCGACGCGATGGCGGTCAACCTCGCGACGCTGCCGGTCGAGATGGAGCCGAACCTGCCGGAGTTCATCGCCGGGCTGCCGGAGGGGTTCAACGAATGACCGCCGTACTGTCCCAGATCTGGCGCCGCATCGACCGGCGGATCGTGATCGTGCTCGTCGTCGCTCTGGCG
Proteins encoded in this region:
- a CDS encoding MCE family protein — translated: MSRGVSDARVLRLGAITLVVMAVISAATFNLSKFPGFRGTTYYAEFSDASGIHKGNIVQVGGIRVGRVTDVTLDDTKVLVKFEVDGDVEFGPETAASIEVYNLLGEKALELSPAGDGQLDSGGTIPLERTEAAYDIVGVFGDLTTTTEQIDTRQLSQALDVVAGTLDDAAPELRQTFNGLARLSRSISFRDEEIQALFKSTERVSDVLAARSDDIVELMKHSDLVFKEIRKRKAAVHRLLVGARTLAVELRGVAEDNERQIGPALQEVDELLGMLTARKDQLKALLTNLGPYVEILSNIIGTGPWFDAMAVNLATLPVEMEPNLPEFIAGLPEGFNE
- a CDS encoding two pore domain potassium channel family protein — its product is MSDQTTASRRTLRTIAKHPSAVLLAAQLVVVLAYPFLEDSVAGRAVVGVFQMVVVLSAVAAVRNTPALVWVAVLLGGPAMLLSVAEAASPETDWIVLASAVFHVPFYFFVSYAMIRYLFHDDRVTRDELFATGAAFTVVAWGFAYLYAAAQVIWPSCFIGYSSPRAEDPLEWFELLYLSFTTLTSVGLSDVYPVNNHARSLVMIEQISGVFYVALVVARLIGLTRPGARPPMS
- a CDS encoding MlaE family ABC transporter permease — encoded protein: MAVNAASVIRGPGELALMVVEVTKLIFTRPFQFREFLEQAWFVTSVTLMPTILVSIPFGAVISLQVGSLTGQLGAQSFAGATAVLATVREAAPMAAAMIIAGAAGSAICSDLGARKIREEIDAMEVLGINPLERLVAPRVVATMFVAVMINGIVITTGIGGGYFFTVIVQDGSAGAFLSSFTALASLPDLYIAMIKAALFGWLAAIVGSYKGLNAGGGPSGVGRAVNESVIVAFMLLFFLNAVITAIYFQVVPPVGL
- a CDS encoding MCE family protein; protein product: MSADFMKSVEKRDPTAKLRHRRNAVTMAAAIKLGIFTAISVLVTGVLTVIMGNIGLGDSKEYHAIFTSATSLEAGDDVRVAGVSVGEVSEVEHYDRTMARVTFTAESDLELTTETHAEIRFLNLIGDRYLALQEGEPGPLTETLEEDDTIEVSHTSPALDLTVLFDGFKPLFQALTPDQVNELSMNLVQVLQGEGGTVQGLLEHTASLTNTLANRDQLIGSVVTNLTETLGTVDERHEQLSTLVIELRDWMRDLAKDRETIGSSLDNISELTEVVADLLHRGRPLLKKDIAALHDLSKLLNKPGQTADIVDLLDRMPEMMSDQTRTGSYGSWYQYYICGATVQIKLPLVGEIPLIERIQDYITKFDMQSTAARCDRP
- a CDS encoding MCE family protein, whose product is MLVNVHHDSAREHNRLLVAGIAFLVVIGLLIWLSVAIYNKQFDRVTMVTVKADRAGLQLAKFGDVRINGALVGQVREVSQDGEEASIKLALEPDAAEQIPANVSVQILPTTLFGQKYVALVRPDSPSGTLSDGDVIPSDRVETNVELSRILANLFPLLRAVRPADLNATLSALATALDGRGDQIGTTMDQLGEYVEEIDSVLPTLREDLIALADVADAYDDAAPDLLAVLDNVTVTSRSIVDMRRELDVFFSDLAGLADVSARILRDNEQNLIQVGHYNQPVVQLLADYSPEFPCLIQGAAEYAPILSKTFEGGWVKQYIEFFTPQYRVFNESDAIEYGETGHGPWCLGLPKFKVPGDAYPLDNGSDIDEKPPKNLIPGFGVLPGDLLDLNLTSGFAGSEGDQQIVNALLASQNGTEPESYGALGSMLYGPLVRKGEEVDG
- the uvrB gene encoding excinuclease ABC subunit UvrB, translating into MRPVTDLERRVAPFSVESDYQPSGDQPAAIKEITRRIQAGVQDVVLLGATGTGKTATVAWVAEQLQRPVLVLQPNKTLAAQFANELRQLFPKNAIEYFVSYYDYYQPEAYVPQTDTYIEKDSSINEEVERLRHSATNSLLTRRDVIVVSTVSCIYGLGTPQEYVDRMVRLRVGEEHDRDSVLRRLVEIQYTRNDLAFTRGTFRVRGDTLEIFPVYEEMAVRIEFFGDEIERLMTLHPVTGEVLTEDQELYIFPASHYVAGPARMERAIAGIEAELAEQLATFQRQGKMLEAQRLQMRTSYDIEMMRQVGSCSGIENYSMHIDGRSRGSAPNCLLDYFPEDFVLVVDESHVAVPQIGGMYEGDMSRKRNLVEHGFRLPSAMDNRPLRWEEFLERIGQTIYLSATPGDYELDKVQGDVVEQIIRPTGLVDPEVVIKPTKGQIDDLIHEIRVRAERQERVLVTTLTKKMSEDLTDYLLDAGIRTRYLHSEVDTLKRIELLRDLRLGAYDVLVGINLLREGLDLPEVSLVSILDADKEGFLRSDKSLIQTIGRAARNVSGQVHMYADKITPSMAAAIDETNRRRAKQIAYNEERGIDPQPLRKKIADITEMLAREDETTQALLQTWADAGVKGRAGGVKGKAAPVPTLGADAPGQHARELAGMPSSDLAGLIQELTDQMKAAAAELQFELAARLRDEISELRKELRQMVEATK
- a CDS encoding MlaE family ABC transporter permease; this translates as MAAITEYASDAVQSGRRSLEQYGDQLLFYAKALAWAPRAVRRYQREIWNTLAEVAFGAGGLTLIAGSAGVIAFMAFFAGTEVGIQGYASLSQIGVAKFSAFISAYFNTREVAPLISAIALAATVGCGYTARLGAMRISEEIDALEVMGIPSLPFLVTTRMIAAFLAIIPLYIVALFASYLSPRLIVTYIYGQSPGTYDHYFLQFLPPIDMLWSFFKLAFLAVAVILIHCYYGYTASGGPAGVGRAVGKAIRTSIVTIVVADFFLSFAIWGSTTTVRITG